From the genome of Marixanthomonas ophiurae, one region includes:
- a CDS encoding MerR family transcriptional regulator, giving the protein MSVETKFSIKDLENLSGIKAHTIRIWEKRYNLLEPERTNTNIREYSVSNLKKLLNIAFLYNTGFKISKIAALTESEIINEIESSIPKNREEHAITILKTAMFEFNHPLFSNTLFKLEKTKDFRALFFDVFIPLLNELGTLWHTGTIDPAHEHFISELIKQKIIINIEALQKKEASRELPTFCLYLPYNEIHEIGLLFAHYEILKAGFNTIYLGTNIPLQNLEHVLKHHKKIIFLSYFTVKPEKRTIQEYINEYNKAISYHKNQKLWLMGRRIQKTDTHTLPSNISTIKDHQSLIKQLKTLKKL; this is encoded by the coding sequence ATGTCTGTAGAAACAAAGTTTAGTATTAAAGACCTTGAAAACCTTAGTGGTATTAAAGCGCACACCATTCGTATATGGGAAAAAAGATACAACCTCCTTGAACCTGAGAGAACCAATACAAACATACGCGAGTATTCTGTAAGTAATTTAAAGAAGCTTCTCAATATTGCTTTTTTATACAATACTGGCTTTAAAATTTCTAAAATAGCAGCATTAACTGAAAGTGAAATTATTAATGAAATAGAAAGTAGTATACCTAAAAACAGAGAAGAGCACGCCATTACTATACTTAAAACAGCTATGTTTGAGTTTAATCACCCTCTTTTTTCAAATACACTTTTCAAATTAGAGAAAACAAAGGATTTTAGAGCCTTGTTTTTTGATGTTTTCATCCCGCTTTTAAATGAATTAGGAACGCTATGGCATACTGGTACTATAGACCCCGCCCACGAACATTTTATTTCAGAATTAATTAAACAAAAAATAATAATCAATATTGAAGCGCTTCAGAAAAAAGAAGCTTCTAGAGAACTTCCAACTTTTTGTTTATACCTCCCGTATAATGAAATTCACGAAATTGGATTGCTTTTTGCACACTATGAAATTTTGAAAGCTGGCTTTAACACCATCTATTTAGGTACAAATATTCCGCTGCAAAACTTAGAACATGTTTTAAAGCACCATAAAAAAATAATATTCTTATCCTATTTTACTGTAAAGCCAGAAAAAAGAACTATTCAAGAATATATTAATGAATATAACAAAGCAATAAGCTATCATAAAAATCAAAAACTTTGGCTAATGGGCAGGAGAATACAAAAAACAGACACCCATACATTACCATCAAATATTTCTACGATTAAAGATCACCAAAGCTTAATAAAGCAACTTAAAACTTTAAAAAAATTATAA